TTGCCCCAAAGACTGATATGCCATTGAAACCTATAAGATGTTGCCGCTGCATTGGAGCGACTTCCAGCCTCGCTCCTCTCCTGGCTGACAGCGGGACAAAGAGCCTAAGCTACCATTATCTGGAAGCAAGCTCTCATTCTTGCTTTCATCTTTCTCTTCACTTACATAAACATAGATGAACGCGCTTGTGCAAACACACCGAGCTCAGCATAAAGTCGTCAATGCATCCAGTGTGCatatcagacagacagaccagtATTGTGTGGGGTTTGAACATAAACGTTAAAGTATCAAAATGCTTACTGTTGTCATACAAACGATGCTTAGCAGGATTTTCTGTCACTTTTGCAAATTTTTTGAGAGTTACATGGGTTAAAATCCTCAAACTTTATTCTTCTGTTATTATTCAATGATTCTGTTCAGATTGACGCTATATGCCAACAGGTAACATGaggtgtgtttaaaaaataataatttaggTTAATGCATGAACAGAGACAGTAAACAGAAAGCTCCCTGCACCATCTCCCAGGACGCCCCCTCCCTCTTCACTCCTCTCTTTACTACTAACCTCCTCCCACTCTGGCCAGAAATTTGAGGACACTCACCAAGGTCTGACTGGTCccaatgctgctgctgctccccaATCCCTCTGTTAGACACACCTTCAACAGCTGGCTGTCAGCAGGGCCAGGAGCAGGACCATGGCCTGGAAGATAGCAGTGACATCCACAGCACAGAGCCTCAGCACGCACTCCAACCACTGCCTTTCAGACGGCAGCACCAGCACCATGGCAGCTCCCTGTGCAGcagagaaatataaagagcGAGAGAGCCGGGCAGTCGCTGGTGTGGTAGTGCACAGTGCAGCCGAGCTCTCCCTGCTCTGGGACCCATCTCATTCAGCCAAGATTGCTTCATACAAAAGTTGACAATGCACCAGTCAAAGCCATTGTtgatattcaacattttttaaatagcttagCAGAATAGACAACATGGCAGGCTGCAAAACTTGGCGAGGGAAACTGACCTGGAGCTTCCCGTTTGAAAGGGTTGCCACGCTgggtgagaggagagagggctattgtgttgaaaaaaaacaaaaaacgagaGGGAGAGCTGGTGTGAAAGagctcaaaaaacaaaacatctccCATCCCGAGAGAGCAGAGTACAATGCTTTCTGTGCAGCCGGAAGAGGACAATCACCTCGCACGGTCACAAGCATATACGCATTACCAAGACAGGGCAGGACAATGAAATCAATGCAATAAGATCCATTTTAAAACAGGATATTGTATTTCTGACTGTAGAACCAAACAAGGAAGCTCCATAAGGCCCGCAACCTAAAAACACTGTGGTTTCAAACCCAAGATCCAGGCTCAACAGTAAAACATCTTTAAGGTGTGAAGAGTCATTTCCTCAAAGTGCATTGGCTGGGCTAACGTCCAGAGGAATGTCTTCCAGAGGGACATCTATTTCTTTAAGTTTGCACTGATGAGGACGATACTGCTTGATGCCGGTAATGGTGTTCAGTTTCAGTCATTGTCAAGCTGACAAGCCTGCAGATTGATATGGATATTTAAGAAACCTTTAAGCTTACATTTGCCAGAACATCAGAGTCCCGCTCGTGCCATCAAAACATCTCgtgttgtctctgtgtgtgtttgtgtgtgtgtgtgtgtgtttccctgagGCAGCTCCCAGTGTTGTGTTTCGTGCATCCTCGTGTTTCTCAGGGGAAAGCAGGGTGGGAGAGAGGGCCACAGTGACCAATGTAGATTTTAAACCCCTGAAGGAAACAGCTGCAATGCCTGAGACCATTCTCATCCAGCACAATACAAGTCCTCCCACGCATTTGATAACATATCACAATACTGTAAACTCAAATGACCTAAAAGTGCACATAGCCACCTCATATTCTTAGGCTTAACAAAAAATCTCCATGGAAGGAACCCAAAGGGAATAGAAAAAGCTGCAGATACTTATTCTTcaaatgccttttttatttggTCAATGACCTAACTTATTAATCAACCATTTAAATTAAACCACTATACAAATTTGACTAATGTCGGGGCAACTGTGGCTGCGAGATGGTGCGGTTGTCTTTGAACCGACGTCGTGTGAATGGGTgttgatgttatttatttatttgggcaaattgctctgtatgaatgtggtGAATGGGAGAATGATGACTTGTAgaatgtaaagcgctttgaggtgACGGGATAAAGCTCTATAGAGGTTTTCCAATAGACCCAGTATCAATAAATAATTTCCTCGCGTTTTACAGCTGAACTCTCTGCAAGCACAGCAGATGTTATGCATCATTTTCTGTAGGTGATAtctaatgtttttaaatacacaattatttttgatgGAATTAGGGAATGTCATGAAGTATCAAGCAgataatatgttaaatatgtctTCTGAGGTTGTAAAAGAAGCCCCCCAATGTCTCCAGCATCTGGAACAGAGCATGAGGgttaataaagttattatttcaGCACTAAGATTAAAGTGATATACACAAATCTGTGAGTCCTGTGAGAGAGACAAGAAGGTGCACACAGAAAAGAAACCGGTCTGGCCCTTTGACACAGGCAGGCCTGGAGTTGGAGATGTATAATTACACTGAGCGGGGAGAAATTACAGCTCTGAGAAGGAAGGCAGGGCTCACATAATCTCATAGGTGTGTCAGTGCTTGGCTGCAGGAcagagaaaggcagagagagagagggaaccTGTGGCGTCTTTACTGGAAATCCACGTCAGCGCCACCCATCACAAACTATTAGCTGCCATCAAAGCTCTAATTTTACTCTAGCATTACACCCCACTCCCTGtatccccctccctcccctgctGCTCTGGATGGCGCAGCCCGGTGGGAAAACGACATTCAATCCGCTGTCCGCCCCATTCAGGCCAAATTGGCAAATGACAGCTCTCTGCCTCTCAGGTTTCGGGTAGTGAAAGGTACCGCCACCACCAACCATCCGCCTGAGACTCCCAGAAGCTGTTGGTGGAGGGGGAAAGGAGGGGAGAATGAGGACCGGCAAGGCCGAGGAGCGGACCGAGGTGGGTTAACAAGCTTCCCTTGTCCCCCTCGGTGGTGACGGTGCTggacagagaacacagagaaaagagagaagaatgcCTACTCAGCAGATCAAAGGAACTTCCCCGAGACCAGAGGGAAAAGTTGACCTAAATCCCCTAATCACCCACTTTACCAACCAGGGCAGATGGGAATACAGTTTTTGCCCTCATAGGGGTCAACAGTAGTGAGATGGCGACACACACAGTTGAATCAAGAGAGATATACTGACTCGGAAGCACAGACCTGCACTGTTCCTTAAGACGGGCTTTTATAGTGACGGTCATATTCAAAAGgggttttatgtcttatatagATTTATGTTGTACTGTTTGGGGAACCTGTGACCCCAGATTTTCATCGCACAGCTGGCTGTGTATATGACAactaaaacctttgaacctttaaAATCCTGCAGAAATAAACCATAAAACACAAGACATGACATGTTCGGTCTGATAAGCTGTATAGGGAAAGAGACTTGCAGATAAAATACAAGGGACATGCAGCACAGCTCGACACACATGCACCCTCGACAAGGTCTTTCATCAGCGTTTTACCATGACACACAGGGAAAAGACACAGAACATATTGTGTTAGACACTAACTGGCTGCCCTGCTGAATGGTACTCTTACTGCTAATTAAGTGCTAATGGCAGTTCCCCCTGCGGAGAATACTAATTAATGTTCCTTTCTTCCGCGGGCTGAGCGCGTACTCCACCGCGGCCTaatgaggggaggcaggtacGTCTTCTCCCAGGCTGGGTTAATAAGCACAACACAGTGGGGTCTGAGTAGAGAGGGCCATACCAGGGGGCTGCTTCCTGTTCCCTAATCTTAACAGACCGCCCTCAGAACACTCACAATGAGCAACGGAGGTAATGAAAGGATTTGTCCCATAAACTCAGAAAATAGGCCACCTTGTTTGTCTGTGTGGACAGCACCTCGGAAGTCTTGGTGTCTGCATGAATGCAACATTAGCTCAGAggaaattattcattttaaaacaaaacaacctgtAAACGAAGACAAGGATATTTGTGAAAAATGGTGGCAACTTTGTCCATTTTTCACAGAAGGGAATGTAACTTTATAACTATGGAATATATGTACCATAAGTATAAAAGTTCTTGAAAAACTGttcctttaataaaaaaaaaagcattttacaCTGTACCATTTCATATTGcgtatgtcttcttctgtgtCTTCCTACAGAATTACGACCTAGAAACTGCTGATGTCTCTTAGAAAAACAACTTCTATATAGTTCCCAGCCACCCGAGAATATGCGGcgctggaaaataaataaatacattacctGTTTGGATGCAGAAAGCCTGAGAATCAGATTCAAAGTGTTGAAGAATGAATGGATGTGCGAGCATGCGGGTCCGTGCATGAGCGTAAACATAGATTGAGGATGGTATTGGAATTACCTGAGTGAGATAATGGCGGTGCATTAGATTAACTTTCAGCCcttaaatgcaacacatttagGCAATCTTGTCCTccaaaaacatgtcaatgtCTGAAAGGCCTCCCTCTCGCTATCAGGAGCCTCTGGTCCCCCACACTGATGCAGCTGGCAAGGCGCTACCGTCGACAGTCAAAACGCAGCGCCAGATCTAgttataaaataattgaattttcATATCAGAGGGGACCAGAGTCCCAGCAGACAATAGGACTGCTGAGTCCTCTCTGATATTGGCTCAGGCCCTTTGCCATGCGCATGAAATCAGTATGTTAATGTTccagggttttctttttttaaggacACTTGTGCTCTCGCAATGTACTACCGATGCGGTTTCAAAAAATTGCAACTATTGATAAGTAGGCAGCCAGCAACCCCCTCGACCCCTCCTCCCACCCAACATGCCCACCCCCGCCTCCCCCCAACCCACCAAGGCTCTAGACGTTCTTGCACCCCCATCCTCCCCCATTATtaaaattgtaatttatttttctaaatcagaATGACAGCTTGCTTTCTTTTCTCTGCAGCAGGCAGTGAATCACCGAGCTTTAATTACTTTCGTAACTTCGCTGACCCTGTGAGCGTGCTGCTCTGCCAGAGAAAATGGGACCTCCAACAAAGGCCCTCCACAACCACAGCCGCCTTCGGTTCattcaaaatgtggaaaatTGATCAAACTACGGATTTTATAAGattttgttaacatttcacCTCCTATCTCTTTCACACTCTCCCAAACAACCCGGCTTGCAACAGTTTTGCACTCCCTCCTGGCCCACCTCCTGAAGAAACTCAGCGCACCAAACAACCTTACTCCAACTCTCCCTCTTCCCCTCACTCTGTGCTTGTGTTGACTCAACAAGGTCTCCTCGGGTCAAAACGGCCAGAGGTCACACTATCATCAGTAACCCCTTCATATCCAGGCCGTGGCCTCGGCAGCAGGGAGACAGGCAACGTGGGGCCCCGAGGCCACAAAGCACAGATCAACAGGGATGAACGCCACATTTGATCACTTTCACAGATCTTTGGCCTGCAGGGTCAAGCTTTATTTAGCATGGCCGTCAGAGTCTATCACGCAGCTATCCACAGCCTTTTCGGACCAATGATCATCGCCACAAAGGAGTTGCTTCAGTGTTAAAAAGCATCTCTGAAGCGTCAGATGGATCATGGCTGTGACACTGATGTGTCAGCGAGGCATGTGCGACTTTTAAGTTGAGGGAAACGGTTTAAGATACTGCCCTCCTCGGCTTTGTTGCTGCAAAGTTCAGCCATGTTTTTCGTGTTCGCCAACAGATCCCTATTTGCTTGACATTATTCCCCACGCCTGAATTATTAAAGAAGCTAATATGTTGTAATCCCCGCTATCGCTCTCACCTTCTCACTGGCACACCTCTGTTTTGGGCTGTGCCACTGTGTGAACCAGGGGTGCGCAGGCACGGTTGGTCTTTCGCTGACTGCCTGATAATTGAATGAGCGATTATCCCTCCCATTAATAGACAATGATACAGAAAGCACTGCCATATGTACGGAATATTAATGAGTGGCTGCAGCGGCCTAGATAAGAGAAGCGCCATGCGGTTGCTGTAATAGGGGTTAAAACAATTTGCTCCCCAACACCCTatccctcctcacacacaccagctccCATGCCTTCTCCTATGCTAATCCTCCATCCTCTCTCTAACTAAGCAGGCTTCCACCATCATCCACCCCCCATGGCCTTGACTTGTACTTGGCGCTGACCTCCCTGCTGCCAAGGCCGACCCGCTATTGTGTGAGAATGTGAGCAGGGTCACTCCACAACAAAATGACATGCTAATGACGGGAAGCGGCGTGTGTTTAGTATTTAGGTTATGAGACATTTTGCTACAAAAGAGCtggaaacacacatgcagctcGGGCTGGAGGatatggagaaaataaaatatcacaaCATTTCGGGTTAATTACCTCGACATCGATATTGAGAAGACATTGTAGGATATACCAAGGATGCTTTTAGTCCTTTTTCACACAATGtgcattttgataaataatcataaaaaattGCGATTTATTGGTGAAGGCAAATAAAAGGACAGCTAAAACAGTCTGGGGATTTCAAAAAAATACATGGATTTACGGTAATAGGCTACTGTCATTCAACCAGGAAAAAACACTAATGCGATATAAAAATATCATAAATCTAAGAAACTATCCAGTCTCATATCACAATATCAATACAATATTGATATATTGCCTAGTAGCCAGGTTCAGGAAACTCAAAACCtcctgttgttttatttgacagttgTCTAGCTTCAAATTACTGTTTCACCGCTGAATCTGTCTTTAATATCTTGCTGTCAGAAGTTTATTTCTGATATTCTGATATTCAGCTGAAGTAAAGATGCAGCTTATTTATCCAGCATCACTCCAGCATCACTCCAGCATCCCCCTCCATCACATTTCATTAAAAGGTTACAGGGAATCAGGCAGGTTGGGGTACACTTCTATATGAATGACTATGCCAATCAATATCTAACATCTATTAGCATTGGAAAGCAATATTTCCCCTTTTACCTTGCAATAATTGTGCTTAATGCTGTGAAGTACCTTATCATAGGTCTGACGGCAAAAGAAAGGCCGGTCACCATGGCGACTATGAAAGCCATTGGTTTCCTTTTCAGCAGAATAATGAACTTCTCTCCTCTATGTGTCACTCTTCCACTCCACTCTCAGCCTCTTCGATTAAATTGAAGTCCACGCGTCCTTGAAATCCCTCGTCTCCGCCTTATAATTTGCCAAACacgagaaaaacacagaaaaatgttcCAAGGTTCAGCAATGCATCGCTTTAAGCCGAGGCGTGGGTGAACCTCAGACACGGtgtatacttttttaaatgtacggATGTGTTCTTAATAAAaaattatctatattttatgtttttatgatagAATGGTTTTCCTTGACACTGTTAGGGCTATAAGATGATAATCGTTTAATTTTCTCTTATAAAATCTGCATTCATCCTCTCAGATTAAACAGtcaaaattatatttaataattccTATATAATCAGTTAAAAATGCTCTTATTAGCGGATTTGGGTATTGAAATGCCTAAAAACCACCTTTTGCTGCAGGTGAAGAGTCTgaactgtacatttattttaaagtcatcACACAAGGACAAGGCTACTCTGTCACATTTAATAATGATGGATACATGGAGTTGAATAGACTTATCAAAGTAAGTCTGAACCGTGCCCCACAGTCAGGTCAGTGTTTCTCTATTTCtataggaataaaaaaaaaacctaaatgatGAGAATCCGATCAATGATGGCGAGCACTATCCACAGCGTCCTTGAGCCCAGTCATCCTCATTGCCGGAGGACATACAGAGTTTTATTCAGCGGCGAAATAAAAAATAGCTCTGCAACTACTTCAAGTAGaatccagacacacacagatccaaTGCCCATCAATGTCCGGATTTTTTTCTTGACGTTTTGTATAAGCTGATAAAGCATTATTTCTAAATCAGTAATTGATTTGAAAACGTTAATGACATCAATGATTGCtagtttatttttcagtgtCGAGGAACTGTCTACcatatgtcattaaaaaaacaaacattgtattGTTCACGTAATGTAATTTAGATTTATCATTTAAGGAATGTTTCATCTACGTTAAATCAGACAAGTCCGTCTAAAAAGGTGGATTTTATACCTACTGCTTTGGCACAATAAAAGTGAGAACCGCTAAATGCGCTTATAAAGTTATTGATCAAATGAATGCATCgtaaaataaaacgttttattAACAGTCTTATTATCACGTTTCCCgttaaataaactgtaaatgaaaGACTcggtcattttaaatgattaattaagcGTTTTCCCacaaattcaacaaataaaCATCAGTACTGACAAGGGAGAAAAATACCCCCGTTGCTGTCCTACAGGCATGAGGTTATAGGCCCGATCACATATGACAGCTACAGATCAATATTGATATAATCCTTAAACCGCTTGATATGTGGCAATAAAATAAGAACATGGCAGCGACACTTTGGATAAAGGCTTCTCTGCACTGTATCACCTAGCAATATTAGACAATTATATAAGTCAATACGAAAATATTTATCTGAGTACATGGAAGCAGCAATATCAAGATAACAATAACTAAACCAAAATGTCCTGTGAGCATAACACCATTAACATGCCttataaatacacatacagGGAGCCACGAGCATGAAGGACACAAATAAGTCTAATGCTGGCAAGTTTTTAACGTAGGCTTGTAGCAGCCGAGTTGAGAAGAAATGAACCTCCAATATATAACCTACTGTacagtaataaaaacaacacgGCGTACTTTTTGACCTAACCAAACACAGGAGTATTTTTAACTCGACAGGGGCATTGGCTCTTCCTTcagcatgtttaaaatatgacaaGTCATTAAAAATCAATTTAGCGGAATGCTATCCAATCAATCCATGTGCTTTTAATTGTTCAAGGACAATTTCCAAATATGCAAACTGTTCTGAGATGACAGCCAGGGTAAAGCGAgcaagtaaacacacaaacagagaggatGCAACTTGCTCTGCATGATAATTCAACAACTTTGCACAATGCACCGAGCAGATCACGAGGATTAGAGGCATACGCTTAgtaacaaaacatgtttgcaatATCAACAATgctctgctttttctttgtcattttaattagGGGAGGCCTCCATGTTAACACTCGTAACCTGCACTAGGTGTCAATCTACTAACTGCAAACACCACTGATATCATAGAAGGCCAGGCTCTGAAGCTGCTTCAGTTATGcaatactttaaatacaaatgtgtttaaatatgaaagTTTGCATCTTTATCGCAGTCCATGGAAGTGTCCGCGTGTTCCCACGAAGGCCTACACCTGCTACATTATGTTTCCAGTTGGTGTTTCAATGTTAAACACTTTACAGCTACAAACATTAACAGCATTTTTCCAGCAGCTTTATTACATCTTACCGTGTTTCTGGAGCGTTTTATAGGCTACTTTCCTCTGGTCTCTGACGGCGTCCAGGGCCTAAATATCCAATTGGCACTTTAACCGCAcgaaaatgtaatttctttaaaaaatggcaaGATAGTTTTCtgatcattttatttcagacaCCTAACTGACAATTTGAATTTCCCTGACCTGAGTGCAACTTCCTGTCAACACCCGCCACAGGGAGGCGCTCATGTGTTTACATGACAGGACAGAATGAACAGATTTAACAGAGgcaaatgtgcacacacagtgaGGTAAACTATTTAAAGGGAACAGAGCTGCCCAATATGCAAACATTTAAGAACCTTCGTCTGATACCTTAAGTTATTTTAGATGAGGTGTCAAGTAATCTATCTTAGTCAGTGTCCCCTGATTAAAGGAACTTTTTTAAGGCCTGTTCCTTATGGTTAACATGTAAAGAGTTTTGAGATGCACTCTGTCATTTACTTCagttttgaaatacaaaaatgactGCCATCGCTAATTTGTGTTTAATCATCCATCGTAGTAATATATCCAAAcagttttgcaaaaatatttacaatttttGGACTTCCACATTCATCTATATCTTGTTTGCAAAACTGCATGATGCAATCTTGTGTCCTTCTGCTTTCGCATAACTCCCTCACTCTTCATGACTGATTGAAgatttccaaaagaaaaatacttgtCTTGCTGCTGGAgtcactctgtattcacttcCCCAACATCAGATATACTGCACCCATTCAGTTACGCAGCAAGCAGTAGTGGATGCAGCACAGATCCTTTACTTAGGTAAACTAGTAAtcccacagtgtagaaatactctgctAAACCTCCTGgatttttagcatttaaatatatctaaagttccaaaagtaaaagtactcattctgcacaacaGCGCATGTAAGAaaagtatatattattttattgagaTACACTTAAGAGTTCTTGTTGTTATATGTTCTCATATTCATCTGAATCTCCTAGGACCTGGCGTACACATACGTGGACATCACATTTTTGGTCATATGACCACAGTCGTTAATTCTGCTGAACTGTTGCCTCATGGCCAAGTATGTGGACACTTACACTCATCTGGTGGTGTCAGAAGAGTACAACACACTACGGTAAGAATTAAAAATGGCGGCAAACACAAGGGATAATTCAAGTGgcagctccaaacacaaacctcgACAAGGTAAGAAGTCCTATcatatttcaaggctttttctGATTTAGATATTTATCAAAGCATTGTATGTTTGTCATGACatgcaaatttgacaaaaaatgtgtgaaaataacaatttggtaTGCTGCTAAACATGATGTACACGTATGTGTACATCGGGACTTAGGTTGGtcaaaaatgctaatatgttaGCAAAAATGTGCACGAGTAAAATAGCTTATAGCTAACTCTGGTGCAGCTAAAAAGCTGTACATTGtcccaatgaaataaataacaattaaataactaaatacatacataaatacataaattagttgggttaaaaatgttaatatgctaGTAAAAATGTGCCTTGCTATAGCTAATAGCTAGAGTTGTTTATAGCTATCTCTGGTGCAGTTGAAAAGCTGtcccagtgaaataaataacaaagaaatacatacatatataaatgacattggtttgtatttgattttttcatgtttttatttccagagcGTTTTTCTGTGCAAACAGCATTGGAGCAATTTTGGCTAAATGATGGAGACAACTCAGATTTGGAAGACTTGTCTGACAACGATGATCCCATCCTGGATGCCAATTACCAACCCCGAACACAGGAGCgaagcagcagtgaggatgaggatgacagTAGTGATGATGAGGACCCCATTCCTCAGCCCACTGAGCACAGCAGAGGACGTAAACGTCTCCGTGGTGCAAATAATGGTTAGCCAAGACCCAgtggatatttgtttattttaggcaGGGCCTAAGGGCTAGGTGAAGGATAGGAagcaaaatgcttatttacaaCACTTGTTGACAGGTTCAGGGACAGGGACAGATACAGGTTCATCCCTGCAAGTCTCAGAATCGACCTGAATGCGCATCTATTGATGAGCAGATGATTCCTTTCACAGGAGCCTGTCCATGCAGACAATATCTGCCAATGAAGCCAAACCCAGTTGGCATCAAGAACTTCGTTTGTGCTACAGCAGATGGCATTGTGCTGGACTTTGATCTGTATCAAGGTACAGGTGCACTGCTTGAGCAGGTCGAAGAAGAGGTGGGCCTGGGGTTGGGAGGCTTAGTCTTGGCTCGTCTGTGTCAAACTCTGCATCGTGGCACAAAAGTGTATTGTGACCGGTTCTTCACAAGCATCCGAGGTGTGgaacaaatgatgaagaaggagatgtaCATTACTGGTACAATAATGAAGAACAGACTCGCTGGCGCGAAGGAGAAGCTACCCTCtgacaaaaccatgaaaaacacaggaagaggtacCTCATCAGAACTTTCCACTGAAGACGGAAAGTTGTGTGTAGTGAAGTGGTATGACAACAAACCAGTATTGATGATGTCTGTTGTTCATGGCACAGAGCCTGAAGACACCTGCCAGCGCTGGGACAAGAAATTGAAACAGTATGTGACTGTCTCGCGACCAAGCATTGTCCGTGAGTACAACCTCAAGATGGGTGGAGTGGATTTGATCGATAGAATGATTAGCTACTATCGCATGAGCGCCCGTACTAAGAAGTGGACGATGCGGATGCTAATGCACTTCACAGATCTGGCTTTAGGTAACAGCTGGCTACTCTACCGCAAAGACCTCGCAATATGTGCTGCACCAAAGAAGAGCATCATGCAGTTCCTTGAGTTCCGTACAGAAATTGCTACGACCCTCTTGGCCCAGCATCACGGTCAAGGAAGCCATGCAGACCTCTCTGAacagtcagaggaagaagacaactcAAATCAAGGGAACAAACGTCCTGTGACGGCAGTGCCCCATGTCTCGGTCCGCAGGAGGGCGAATGCCCATCTCCCAGAGATGATCAGCCTGAAGAACGCGGCGCGCTGCAGGGTAGCAGGCTGCACTGGAAGAACCCGAGTGCGTTGTGTGACCTGCAAAGTGTTTTTGTGCTTGCAAGGCGATCGCAACTGTTACACAGCCtttcacacatagacacacatacactgcagcacaacacacacacacacacacacacacacacacacacacacacacacacactgctgcaatgcaaaatttcacataacacatactgtaactgtgactctccaaagggggcaaaaatgttttgtttttcttcattttgttgtgttttttcacaatgatgttcaaaacacaaacaatagttgaaagttgaaaaaactgctgtgttcaaggttgaaataaaatagtttttcactctattacaaaaaggtgactttaatgtgttttatggaaattcAGACCCAgtgtccacatatgtggacatcatttttctctaaaagtacatcatgtcaAAAGATGATACTTAGTTTTTATACTTATCAGGTTCCAATAAGCCCAAatagcaaagagaaataaaaaatgcatataaaaaaacagctcggGTCTTAGGAGGTTATAATGAAGTTATTAGATAAATGTAGttgagaaaaatacaatatttccctttcaGAATTAGTTAAGTACAAGAATAAAGGACCAAAAAGGGAAATACTCAagcaaagtaaaagtattttaaattgtactttagGACCGTAGTACTGTCCTTACTGACAGCATGCGGTGTTCGTTTAGGTCTGACTTAACACATGGATTAAAGGTTTGCAGAATGATGCTGTACCCTAAATGCCCTAAACAAATCAGAGTTTAGTGATATCACAGCAGATTTACACCCTGgcaaaagaggaaacagacattGAAAAACCATGTTATGATACATACATACAAGTTACCTATTATGTAAGACTTTATGATAGATATCTAACTGTAATTACAAATACACCTTCAAAGATATTGCTCACACCAAATATCACAAGCACAACATGTGACAGAGCTTGAACGAATGATGAATACATGTGCTACAACTTTggttcatacagtatgtcaacaTTAAAAACAGGGGTGGAGGGAAAAACGCTCTGTCATTAAGTTCCAAAATGCTGCTTTCACATGTTGCAAAACCATCAAGAAAAACAGGCTTTACATTCCATGTATCAATCCCAAA
The DNA window shown above is from Eleginops maclovinus isolate JMC-PN-2008 ecotype Puerto Natales chromosome 23, JC_Emac_rtc_rv5, whole genome shotgun sequence and carries:
- the LOC134860334 gene encoding piggyBac transposable element-derived protein 3-like — translated: MAANTRDNSSGSSKHKPRQERFSVQTALEQFWLNDGDNSDLEDLSDNDDPILDANYQPRTQERSSSEDEDDSSDDEDPIPQPTEHSRGRKRLRGANNGACPCRQYLPMKPNPVGIKNFVCATADGIVLDFDLYQGTGALLEQVEEEVGLGLGGLVLARLCQTLHRGTKVYCDRFFTSIRGVEQMMKKEMYITGTIMKNRLAGAKEKLPSDKTMKNTGRGTSSELSTEDGKLCVVKWYDNKPVLMMSVVHGTEPEDTCQRWDKKLKQYVTVSRPSIVREYNLKMGGVDLIDRMISYYRMSARTKKWTMRMLMHFTDLALGNSWLLYRKDLAICAAPKKSIMQFLEFRTEIATTLLAQHHGQGSHADLSEQSEEEDNSNQGNKRPVTAVPHVSVRRRANAHLPEMISLKNAARCRVAGCTGRTRVRCVTCKVFLCLQGDRNCYTAFHT